The DNA window gaaatgccagggttgtgatgcggaggcaggcaaaggcaaaccacctccaaacgtctcttgccttgaaaaccctacagggtcaccataagtcatctgtgacctgatggcacaaaaaaaaaaaaaaaaagtgagtggAATTATATGTATTTTCCAACAATTATTCTAACCATAGCATATTAATTAGACCATGGTTTCAAATAATGTCTGAAATGATCCTAAGAATCACAACAATAAGTTTTTTAATTTCACAAAAGTTTTTCTTAGGCTCAACTTGAACAAAAAGGGTTTTGGATAGAGAGAAACAGGTGTGTCTTTTGTAGGATATAGTAGAAGTTTAGagagttgcttacctgtaactgttattCTCTGTCTGCTATATAGTTATGTATATTTTCTACCATAGAGGGGCTGTATTCCACTATCTTTACTAGCCCACATGGTGGCCTGCCTACCTTCTGGACTGGAAAGGCTCACTTGTCCCTCTTCCGCATAAATAGCTCATACTTGCTAGCTGGCAGAAAGAAAATGAGCACTTTGGATTTTGTTAAAACTCTAGAACCTTTCAATGTTTGCACCTAAATGGAACAGCAAGATCTTTACCACAGAACTAGATGAAGAAAAGAATTCATGGCAATCGTGCAGTAGCCTAAGAATAATCATGAATTGACAAAGAGGATGTGTAATTTAAAATATCATGGGGTTTTCCATCTCTGAAAAGTTATAGATTCAAGATAACAATCCTGAATGTGGTTGTATCTCTGAAACGCCCTTGATTGACCCATACTGTGGAGGCAGGTCCTGAGTGTGTGGGTAGCTTTGCCAAGCGCAAACTCAGAAGAATTCTGGCATACGGAGAGAGGATGTTTGATCATTTCATGGCACATCTGGTGGGGAGTACTGCATCCAAACTCACTGTGTATAATGAATAAGAAGATGTCAGTCCCTATTGAGATTTGGTCTGAATTGCAATCTATAATAATATTTTTGTATCACATCCATTATTAATTTTGTCATATGTTGCTTTTCTAGGGAAAAGAGATCCAGATTCTTGCACTAAGGAAGTTAGTGATATTTGCATACAGTCAATAATTTTCTGCAATTTATTGTGCTTCCAAGATTGATTTGTATCCATAGTTGTGGGCATCTGTCCTAGGAGAGCCTCCTGTATGGCAGAAAAAGGCAGTGCCTCCCACATTCTCttgctgaattagggttgcctgctccaggttgagaaatacaggttgagaaatacttggagatttggggggtagagcttgagtagagcaaggtttggggaggggagggactttaatggggtataatgccatcgagtccaccttccaaagcagccattttctccaggtaaactgatcttctctccaggtgaactgatctcattcACTTGGACattggttgtaatcccaggagatctctagctaccatctagagcaatggttcccaaagtgggcaatactcGTCCCTGGGAGGGGTGGGATTACttggggggggcactaagaggcaagggggcagcaggggggtgctagaggtgggccccttcaactgtggtgttcactaatttacaatagatcaagctatggcaccatgctggcaaatttggtggaaactatcagaatttttttccagactttgaagagttggtaccaccggataatcagttttgttgaataaatttcaactaaaaagttttaatttgattgtgaatagatgtgcaattaattgttactgttttgaaattttattgttattatcttacTGAGTGATCATGCAAACTCCTATTTTGAATaacgctttttataggatagggtagggggcgctggggttgaatttgtggaaccaagggggcggtggcccgaaaagtttgggaaccactgatttagaggttggcaaccctatgctgaattGTGTCTGAGTTCAGCATCCCTTGGTTATCTTTGTACACTGGGTCTTCCTAACATTTCAGAGATCCTCTCTGGGTTCTCATCCTGTCCAGCATAACAGCTCCTTCATGTATTTCTTCCCTTTGCTTGTTTGGGTTGATACCGTTTCAGTTGGCCTGGCATCCATTTCCGTATTCCCAATTTCTCTTGTGGTTCCATCCCCAGTTAGTCCACTCTTGCTGCTACTGTGGCCTTACTGAATCTTTTAAGGGCTTTCCTTTTACTTGATTATACAGTGAAAGCTCATCTGTGCCTAAGAGATGGAGAGTTGCAAGTATTTCACCCCTACCTTTCCAATATCATTGTTTGATGCTTTGTGCGCTCAAAAGACAGTAAGACTTACTAGTCTTCCCCTCCCATTTATACCACAGGAGCAGCCCACGAATAAATACAGGCTGTATTTGTAAAAGCAATTTCAGCCTATCTAGATGTATTAGCAGCGGTTCTTGTTTCTTTTCTAATATTAGAATATCCTATATGCATATATGGGCTTGGAACTATACATGACAAAAACAAGTttagaggggtgggggtggggaccctATACACAGACTTAGGCAATTTAGGCATTCCTATCTggtcatctgccctgacctggatggcccaggctagcctgatctcgtcagatctcagaagctaagcagggtcagccctggttagtatttggatgggagaccaccaaggaagtccagggttgctgtgcagaggaaggcactggcaaaccacctctgttagtctcttgccttgaaaaccccataaggggtcgccataagtcggctgcgacttgacggcactttatacacacacatctgGTCATCTACTTGtatcttcttttccttctgtgaGGCCATAGATTTtgtgttatacccttctaagactgACCATTATGGTCACCTTGGGAGATCTTGCTTCAGATACCGCTGCTTTCTGAAATTAGGTGGGTGGTAGCTcgggaaagggccttctcggtcatggcactaAAGGTCTGGAATTCTCTTTCCCAGGAGATTCATCTGTACCCTTCTGTTACAATCTTCCACCAGTGAATGAAGGCTTttgctttgtttggcattccctcagtgattcctctttcctaaccaatatttttatgttttgtatgtattttaactttgtttttaaaaattgtttttattatgtaagtTTGGAagaggggttgattttaatggtttatttCCCCCCAAAGTATCCCTGTTAGTCTGTGCCACTCTGCTCTTCGATGTGTACGATGGAATATTTAAGGTCTTTTGCATATTTTTCTTCCCCAGCACTCACCTTTTAAGGATAAAGATAAGAAGAATAATGCCTTCATTAAAAGGCAAAGTCCAGACTGTGCTGGGCCTTATAGATCCCAGCCAGCTTGGTTACACCATGACCCATGAACACTTGACGATGAGCTTCACTTGCTGTTATTACCCACCTCCATCAGGCCAGGAAGCAATGTCAGACCAACCCATTGAGATGAAGAACTTGTTTTGGCTTAAACAGAACCCTTATAGCAACAAAGAGAATCTTCTCCTATGTCAAGAGAGAGATGCGGTGAGGGAAGAGCTATTGCACTATAAGGCTGCAGGTGGTGGGACGATAGTGGAAAACACAACCACAGGAATCAAACGAGACATGAAGACCCTAAAGCAGCTTTCAGAAGAAACCAGTGTCCATATTGTTGctggagctggtttttatgtagATGCTACTCATACTGCTGAGACACGAGCAATGTCAGTGGAACAGGTACGTACTAGATTATACTAAAAACAAGACACTTCTTTTGGTGATCTCTGAGTAGACTAAGCTGTCTAAACTAGTTTTAACATGATTAGAAAAGGCCTCAAAATTGGGAATGCAGCGCATGCATAATATATGCTACATATtttcccctaccccaccccaaatTGATAGCAACAATACAAGTGAATCATATAAACTGTCATGGCTACCAAAGAAAACCAGTCCAGCTATTAGAGTTTTTTACATTCCTGTGAAttgttagtttccccactcctacacatgaagccagctgggtgaccttgggctagtcacagttcttttagagctctctcagccttgcctacctcacaaggtgtggggagaggaagggaaggagattgtaggtcggtttgattcttcttaaaacttagagaaaatctgcatataaaaaccaactcttcttcttccaaaatatAACACTATTCAGTTGGAGATCTTTCGATCAGCAGCATAACTGCTTGAATGGGACACTGTACTTTTACCAGCTAATGATCAATTAAAACTTGTTACTGCATTAAAGAATAGATCTTGTTCTTATAAATGcattgtttgtattttttttaaaaagagcagtaGGAAACAAGTAATTATTTTCAGCTTTAAAAGATGGGTATTTCTAGATTGTTCTCTCTGGCTTTTCTGAAGTCTTCTGCCTAGAAAAGAGTTATCACCCTCAAAAAGCTAGAATGAGTACTGATAGCTTCATTTTTTCTCTTTCAGGTAGGTAGAGTTCATGTCCCATTCATGCTCCAATTACAAAAATATAACATTAGTATGATTTTTTTCATTTGTAATGAGGAAATCAGTAGCTAGACCTTTTCACAGTGGTAAAGTCAAAATACCTGTCAGACTGACAAACAGAGAACAGGTAATAATTATCATAGTTAGCCTATTCTGACCAAGGCTTTATTATAGCCAATTATTAGAACCCATCTTTAATTTTGCAAGTGAAAATGTGTAAGGAAAAAAGATTCCAGAGGCTACATTATAAAGAAATACATGTTTGGAGTGTCTCCAATACTAAGAAGCAGAACGGATAGAAAAAAGATCAGTCATGCAGTCTGTGGACTGAAGGGAAATGGACACTgatagctcattcctgagcctgggccGAACGGGCTTAGAAGACAGCGAGGGGCTTGTGCCGATATCCGTGCCACTTGTGTAGTGCAAACTGTCATGGATGCCTGCTTAGTGCCACTTGCGTTGCCCCCCCAGGACTGCTAAAgcagcgcagcccttggacgccAGCTCAGCCTTCCACTGGCATCCTGCTGGCGCAAGTCCTTGCGCtggtgtcccgggaggtgttcctggggcgttctgggggcagagctgccggtaggcagcttcctaaccccttccaggccGGGAACGCTCTCCTCCGCCacagcggtgctgcgccacctttttgttTGCACCGCATTTCTGTGGGCTATTTTCCCCACTttcgttttttttgttttttaaaaggacttttttagccttgcagcggccaggaAATCTCTTTGGAGGTGTCGCAGCGGCGCTTTGGCCATGCCgttcccagctgctgcaaggcccAGGAATTAGCTGTAAGGTTTGTGTAATAGCCAGCTATGACGTGCAGTGAATCAGAACTTTTACAGCTCTGTATCAATCAGAATGActggaaatgcttccttttatagTGATTAAGCAAGCAATTCAAATGGCATGGGCCTGTTGTGGCCAACTCCTAAACCAATGATATTGACTGTCTGTATACATACTCAGAACCAAACATTTTAATTATAATTGTTTATCTAATTTAATTCATACTTGTTTGATTGGAAATTTGAGGATCAGATAGGGGAAATCCCCCAGAATGTATATACCTGCAGCTTCATAGAGCACAATAAAGTGAGAGGATATTGCTTAAAGCGGTTAGCCAGCTATATTACGAGGCTAGCATTATTCAACTGGAATTATATTTTGTAATTGACCACAAAGCATATCAtatattaacattttttaaaaccatcaaTCCTGTATTGTCCCATTCTAAATAGTACACAGTCCCTTTCTCAAAACTTTGCTATCTTCTGCTTCTCCTGATTTTTGGGATACTTTATGAATAGCCCCTTTTGCGTGTGTTTGGAGTAGCATTAGGCTTAATACCTCTACTTTTTGTTCAGAAAATAAGAGCATTTTTGGACTGGTGGGAGACATGGGAAGACGATAGCCCTTTTGTTCATCTTTTCTCTTGCTGTATGACATTGATTCACTTAAACTGTTGATGCTATGCTGTATGAAAAGAGCTGTTACTAAAAGAACATTTATTTCCCCTAGCTGACAGAGGTTATTGTTAATGAAGTTCTCAATGGAGCGGATGGAACCAACATCAAGTGTGGCGTAATAGGAGAAATTGGATGCTCTTGGCCTCTGACAGAGAGCGAAAACAAAGTACTTCAAGCCACTGCGCACGCCCAGTCTCAGCTCGGCTGCCCTGTCATAATCCATCCTGGCAGGCATGGCGATTCTCCTTTTCAGATCATTCGGATTATGCAGGAAGCTGGGGCAGATGTCTCCAAAACGGTCATGTCTCACATGGATAGGTAAATGGCTTTCTCTGCAGTTATTAGGTCTCTCTCCAAAAAGAACATGTGTACTGCCTCTAAACAGCAGAGATTCTAAGAAACATATTACAGACTGTCTGTACCAAGTTTGgaataatagaaacatagagttggaagggaccaccagggtcatctaatccaaccccctgcacaatgcagggaattcacaactgcctcctcccacacccccagtgaccccctactccatgcccagaagatggccaagatgccctccctctcatgacctgcctaagatcattgaatcagcattgctgattgtCATTAACACTGAGCACTTGATTCAGTTTTAGGGACTGCAATGTTAAAGCTGTGGCAGTTCTAGAAATACCGCATCTCTTACATCCAGCTTTGGCCACGTCACTTAGAGATCCTGAAATCAGTTGAGTAGCACTGAAGAatgtttctgtgtgtgttaagtgccgtcaagtagcttccgatttatggtgacccaatgaACTGGTGACTTTTTTTTAATCCTGGTGAAATCCAGGAAGCATAGAGACCAGTTTGCCAGCCTGAATAGTGGGTGTATCACATTGCTCGTTAGAATATGTTTGTTCATGCTCCTGAGTTCCTTCTCAAGCACCTAGAAAATAATCATGCTTTTCAGGTCTGCTTTACATTGGCCATGTCCTGGCCATGTCAGGGACCAGCTCAGTGCGGGGACACTTCACTGTATTGCAAGACTTGCAAATAGGATTTTCTCAGATCTTAAGAAGGTGCATTCGGAACCTGTTATGCCTTTCAGGTCTTATTTTCTCATGCTGCTTCTTCCTACCTTCCAAGCTCCCTCACCCTACACCTGCACAGGTGTATGCACAATGAAGACTTGCTTTCCACCTCAAGCTCCTACAGCCTTCTCCCTCTGTGCCAAATCAAGTGCTCAGTGTAAGTGACAAAAATAACTCTGCCCCACTTATCCAGTGTCTCATCTAACGCAATGTTTGCACCAAGAGGTTCATGGTACAGTAAGATGTTTGTCAGTCAGACTCACTAACAGGCCAAGCCTGTGTGTTTATTTGTAATGCAAGTCCTGCTGAGTTCACTAAGGCACACTTTTAAGTAAGCATGCGTAGAACTGTGGCATAAACCAGTTTACATGCATGCATGTTGGCTGACATCACTGCAGAATCACAACACTCGTATACTGTTGTAGAATTGGTAGGGATTACAGGTCATCTGGTGCAGCCTTCTGTATAAAAGCAAGCTCATCCACCCACTATCATCACACAGCCAGCACTACACTTGTTACAGATGAGGAACAGGTATGTTGctatggttgccatcctccaggtggcacctggagatctcctgctgttacaattggtctccagatgaccaagatcagctcccctggaggaaatggctgctttggagggtagactctgtggcatgatATCCTGCCCTcgccaggctccactcccaaaatctccaggcattttccaggccagagctggcaaccctataacgtTGCAGAGGCCTGTCTGCAGAAAAAATGTCTTCAACTAGCTCAAGGATAAGAGTTAATCTGCGGTGTAGGAAAAGGCTAGATTTTACTGTGCCATAAGTCTTCAAAATCTAGCTAAAAAAGCAGAACTAAACATATTGCAGCTAAACAACACAATACAAGTTTTTTTAAGGCTACATTGTATTAGCTAGATTTTTTACTACCACAAGAATGACGTGATTTCCTCTGCAAACATAAAACAGAGAACAAAGCAATGAATGTTCCCATCCTTTCAGTTGAGAAATGTGGTCTGTTTGGCCAAGGCAAGCTTATGTGACCTTGTATGGCTGCTTAGTTGGCAGATACCCAAGTATTGATTAGCAATACTAACTGCTGAAGGCTGGAAGCTATTTGTGGTCATATGGCTGCCGTTGGTTGAATTTTTGTGGGTGCAATATTTATACAAGGATTGTCACTGAAGATTCTCCATACCCAAACATTACCTTACTTCAAAACAGCTGAACTGTATGCACAGACTAAAGCCCATGTATAACTTAAATCATCTTTGCAAATAAATTTACAAAGGTTGCTAACATGCCTTCCCAGCCCTACCTATGTTAATCATTCGTGGCACTGGCAGTCTAAAAGAAACTCCCAGCTGTCTTCCAGATTGCAAGCGCTTCCCTGCCTGGTTGTCTGTAAGTGATTCTTGGTTGCCACTGGTGACCAGCCTGGTAGTTATTAATAAGCCTGATTTGAATATATTTCTTTACCTTCTCTATATGTAGATGAGCTCCTGTGATCTATGATCTAAGACACTGGAAACATCACAGTGCTGCAATATTCATATCTGCTACCGCAGTGCTTTTGGTAACAACAGAGTCTTGAGCTGTGTCAAAGCCGTAAATGGAAGCCACCCCTCTTGCAAAACCCTTTGAAAGCCCGCTTGTTAAAGAGTCTGTAAACTGtgaagaatattttaaaataaggctTTTATTAATTACAGTTTGCAATAACGAGACTCCTGCTGGTGACAGTTGTGTTTGAACAAGGGTTTTCTCTCACTCATCCCATCTGTTCTTTCTACTGGATCCCGCTGTTAAGTCATAATATTGAATTTGTGACATCAGTCATTTCCATGGTAACAGACTTATGATGCAATTAAACCAGCTCTAATGACTTTTGTGGCATTAAGTGGAAGGAGCACTGAAATATAGTTGGGCAAGAATTCTTCTTTCAAATTAGGGCTGCACTGCACCCACAATTTGGTGAGGCAGAAAGTGAAGCAGGGTGTAAAAGTCTCACTACACTCGCATTACTTGTCTTTTTTGTTATTCCGAGGCCTCTCTGTAGATGTTTGTTCTCTTATCTACAGCATTTTTAAACGGACTTTTTCTTGAGGCAATCCTATCCAGTCAGGGTCCACACAGATAAtattataaagaagaagagttggtttttatatgccaactttctctaccttttaaagagaatcaaacgcTTACtatctcccttcctctccccacaacatacaccctgtgaggtaggtggggctgagagaccttgtgactagctcaaggtcacctggctggcttcatgtggaggaatggggaatcaaacccggttctccagattagagtccaccgcttgtaGCCACTACAGCACCCAGTCACATTTGCTGTACAACTATGTTTTGAAGCAAAACTCAAAAGCAGGTAGGAAGCCTTGCCTTTGTTCTGGCTATGCAGGTCCACCAGTCAGATTTAGGATCGTCCTGtgaagctaggattgccagatccatcttcgccaccggtgggaggtttttgggacagagcctgaggagggtggggtttggggagggacttcaatgccatagagtccagttgccaaagcagccattttctccaggggaactgatctccagtgagtacctagagatcagttgtaatagctggagatctccagctagtacctggaggttggcaaccctatgtgaagctATAGTTGAGTAAGAGCAATGTTTCCTGTCTACATTCTGGGTGAATATTTTCACCTCCACAAACGGTCAGAGCCAGTTTAATGTCCAGGGGACCAAAGTGGCTGCATGCAATACCAGATTAGACAAGGGCAATAAGTGGGAGGAATCACCTCTCAGATACGTGTCGCTGCCATCCATGTCCAAGACAGGCTGCAGCCAGCAAGAGCAGCAGAGGAAGGGGTGCTGTATCCTTACTTGTGTTGCTGGCTGGGCCCAAGGTGGGCTTCATTGTGGGCCGGCAACCTGCCTTGGCACCTATAGGGCAGCACAGGAAGAAGGAACTTGAGGTAGCAAATGAATTGAGTCATCACTGAGTGATCAAAAGGTGGGATCCATGGGGGTGCGTGATGCTATtattaagcagagttacaagTACACTTATTTGTATAATTTGTGTTGAATGTattgaagggtttttttccttggGTGGAGACACCTTTTTTTGAGCTCTTGGCCAGGATGCATTGGTAGGGCTTCCAAGAGATTGCAACAACCAACGATCAAGGAAAGAACAAACTTGAATAATGAGTATCTTCAGTGGCTAATATCCTAGCCCTATATTAAACAGAACTGAGGTCTTTGGAGCTAGTCTTTTAATTAGCAACGTATTTGCAAAATGGGGTTTTATCTTAATTAAATATGCATACCTTATTTTTCGCAATACTTATATTGTTAAACGGAtagcttttatctgttttgtagtACTATGAAGCCTTTACTTTTTACCATAGCTCAATGTCCAATATAACTGGAAGCCACTATTTGGTGTGTTTCTACATATGATTTTACTTTTAAGCTTCTTTAAATGGTGATTGTTGCTGGTAGTGTAGCAAATCTGAAGCTCTGCTTACACACATACTTTCAAAATCCCACCAATTTATTGAGATAAGTGTGAAAAACCTAGATGAATTATATTTGGGGTATAGTCAGTATCCCAAGCCAAATTCCAGCGTATCTTGGGGTAGTaaaatcctccccccccacacacacctcttaGTGGTGGCAGAAGCCAGTGTGCTTCACAGCACCCGAAGCCTGTTTCAAACATCTGTCATTATTAATCAGTAAGATTTGTGGGTTTGTTTTTCTACCCCAAGTATATATTTATGCTGTGGTGAAGTAAATGTTCCCCAGTGAAGCTCACTGTTTGCACCAGTTTACAGAACGCTATCATGCTTCATTTCAGTGCTTCCCTGGACCAGTTTTCCTTTGCAAAAACCAATGGGAACAATTATATCCCAACACTTACTCAGCAAACCTGCAACTAGATGTCAAACTCAGTACATTTTTCAGGGGTAACTTGTGGATTTTTGCCCACAGAGCACAACTTTCCCCCTTCTGCTGCTTCCCTAGGATTTAGGATTTATTTGCTTCcctaggatttatttatttccctagGATTTATTTGCTTCCCCCAAATACTGCTCTTGGGGTCTCCCtgtctctcaggagcagcatttcaaaaGGCATTTTTGTTAGGAGGGGCTGGGGGTAATAGGGAATAAACTCTTAAATGGACTATAGCGGTCCTTCCTGACTTTGTGAAGAAATAGCTGTGATACGTGGAGCTGGGGGAGAaccagtccttcagatatgtgggctacaagctgtgaagggctttaaaggtaagactCAGCACCTTGAGCCGACTACTGAGGAATATTGGTAAAAAGTGCATGTGGATGTTATGAAACCTATTCACTATGATAGCCAGAATGAAAATACTCTGAACAGACTACAAAATAAGGAGACGAGAGAAGTTCAGGAAAGATTTATTTATAATAATGGAATATTTATGAGCTCCTCACTCGCTCACTTCAGTTTGTAGCTGAAAAAGATTACAGCAAGAAATGTGAACTGATAAACCAAATGTGCAGGGATGAGCAGTGTTTCTAAACATGACATTGTCTGAATGCTGAGAATTCAGTGAGTTACAAACCAACCTTTGTTAAATTGGAAGGCTGTTGTTAAATGAGACAAAATACTTCAGCCAGCAAGGTGGCTTTAAATATGTTTACATTGTATATATAAATTGTGATTTGTGCAGGACTATATTTGATGAGGATAAGCTGTTGGAGTTTGCAAAACTTGGATGCTACTTAGAGTATGACCTTTTTGGAACAGAATTCATTTTCTACCACATGAATCCAGATATTGATATGCCAAGTGACAATGAGAGGATTTTAAGGTATGTATAACAACATTGTAAATATATAGTCACTGATATGCCtactggagctagcaaccctgttTGACGGCTACATTTTAAAAGTGCCACAAACTGACCCTGAGTCTTAGGCTGCAATCTTAAGGGCCATTGAATAAAACTGTTTAGAGCTGTCTTTTTGTTTCTTAGTTTGAAGTCTTGCTGTTGCGTCCCAAAGGTCTGGTGCAGACTTACAGTAAGACTACCTAGACACGAGTAAGAGAAAAAGGGGGACTCTCCTCTGGCATTGC is part of the Euleptes europaea isolate rEulEur1 chromosome 11, rEulEur1.hap1, whole genome shotgun sequence genome and encodes:
- the PTER gene encoding phosphotriesterase-related protein, with protein sequence MPSLKGKVQTVLGLIDPSQLGYTMTHEHLTMSFTCCYYPPPSGQEAMSDQPIEMKNLFWLKQNPYSNKENLLLCQERDAVREELLHYKAAGGGTIVENTTTGIKRDMKTLKQLSEETSVHIVAGAGFYVDATHTAETRAMSVEQLTEVIVNEVLNGADGTNIKCGVIGEIGCSWPLTESENKVLQATAHAQSQLGCPVIIHPGRHGDSPFQIIRIMQEAGADVSKTVMSHMDRTIFDEDKLLEFAKLGCYLEYDLFGTEFIFYHMNPDIDMPSDNERILRVRMLIDEGYEDKVVVAHDIHTKNRLKKYGGHGYSHILENIVPKMLVRGISQNKINKLLVENPKQWLTFK